One window from the genome of Pseudonocardia hierapolitana encodes:
- a CDS encoding MFS transporter produces MSVEVGDRAGTREWLGLTVLLLPTALLFVAQTVLFLATPHIAADLRPSSDQLLWVNDVYGFAMAGLLVAMGTIGDRVGRRRVLLLGAVVFGVGSVVAAFAPSIGVLIAARALMGVGAAAVMPSTLSLVPNMFKDPRQRATAVGMWAASVSVGVAIGPLLGGLLLESFWWGAALLIGVPVMALVVILAPLLVAEYKAPDAAGQRMPDVLSVLLSMAALLPFVYGIKDYAKSGLTVTAVVTTLVGIAFGVVFVRRQLGLDTPLLDVRLFRNRSFSGALGVWLLSAIALGGIYLLFTQYLQQVAGLSPLAAGLWILPAALMLVVVSTVSPIVARKVRPAYVVAVGALFSMAGYVLLTQVDSVAGLPLLITGFYLLYPGIAPTMALTTELVMSATPPEKQGAASAVSSTSIDLGVSLGIAVMGSIGTAVYHATVPSGLPAQAADSLSGALNEASTMSGDAAQSLVATAREAFTSGLNVAGVVAAVLVAGAALLAVTLLRHVPPASVPANEPDGAATVSA; encoded by the coding sequence ATGTCTGTCGAAGTCGGTGACCGGGCCGGGACCAGGGAATGGCTCGGCCTCACGGTGCTGCTGCTGCCGACCGCGCTGCTGTTCGTCGCCCAGACCGTTCTGTTCCTGGCCACTCCGCACATCGCCGCCGACCTGCGGCCGAGCAGTGACCAGCTGCTGTGGGTCAACGACGTGTACGGGTTCGCGATGGCCGGGCTCCTGGTGGCCATGGGCACCATCGGGGACCGGGTCGGCCGCCGGCGGGTGCTGCTGCTCGGCGCGGTCGTGTTCGGCGTGGGCTCGGTGGTGGCCGCGTTCGCGCCGAGCATCGGGGTGCTGATCGCGGCGCGCGCGTTGATGGGTGTCGGCGCGGCGGCCGTGATGCCGTCGACGTTGTCGCTGGTCCCCAACATGTTCAAGGACCCGCGGCAGCGGGCGACGGCGGTCGGGATGTGGGCAGCATCGGTGTCGGTCGGCGTCGCGATCGGCCCGCTGCTCGGCGGGCTGCTTCTGGAGTCGTTCTGGTGGGGCGCTGCGCTGCTGATCGGCGTGCCGGTGATGGCGCTGGTCGTGATCCTGGCGCCGCTGCTGGTGGCGGAGTACAAGGCGCCGGACGCTGCCGGGCAGCGGATGCCGGACGTGCTGAGCGTGCTGCTGTCCATGGCCGCGCTGCTGCCGTTCGTCTATGGGATCAAGGACTACGCCAAGTCGGGGCTGACCGTGACGGCGGTGGTGACGACGCTGGTCGGGATCGCGTTCGGGGTCGTGTTCGTCCGCCGGCAGCTCGGCCTGGACACCCCTCTGCTCGACGTGCGGCTGTTCCGGAACCGCTCGTTCAGCGGCGCGTTGGGCGTGTGGCTGCTGTCCGCCATCGCACTCGGCGGCATCTACCTGCTGTTCACCCAGTACCTCCAGCAGGTGGCCGGGCTGTCGCCGCTGGCGGCCGGACTGTGGATCCTGCCCGCGGCGCTGATGCTGGTGGTGGTGTCGACGGTGTCGCCGATCGTGGCGCGCAAGGTGCGGCCAGCGTACGTGGTGGCGGTCGGTGCGCTGTTCTCGATGGCCGGGTACGTCCTTCTGACGCAGGTCGACAGCGTGGCCGGGCTCCCGCTGCTGATCACCGGGTTCTACCTGCTCTACCCGGGCATCGCGCCGACGATGGCGTTGACCACCGAGCTGGTGATGTCGGCCACGCCGCCGGAGAAGCAGGGCGCCGCGTCGGCGGTCAGCTCCACGTCCATCGACCTGGGCGTCTCGCTCGGCATCGCCGTGATGGGCAGCATCGGCACGGCCGTCTACCACGCCACGGTGCCGTCCGGCCTGCCCGCCCAGGCCGCGGACTCGCTGTCGGGCGCGCTGAACGAGGCTTCGACGATGTCCGGCGACGCGGCGCAGTCGTTGGTGGCAACGGCGCGGGAGGCGTTCACCAGCGGGCTCAACGTCGCCGGGGTGGTGGCGGCGGTGCTGGTCGCAGGCGCGGCCCTGCTCGCGGTCACCCTGCTGCGACACGTGCCGCCGGCCTCCGTACCGGCGAACGAGCCCGATGGCGCGGCCACCGTGAGCGCCTGA
- a CDS encoding response regulator: protein MTAPVRVLVCDDQALIRTGFATIIDAQPDLEVVGECGDGRAAVELAGRLHPDVVVMDVRMPVLDGIEATRLLAGAGVASPVKVLVVTTFNLDEYVYEALRAGASGFLLKDAPPAQLLHGIRTVASGAALLAPEVTRQLVGRYAARIRPQESAPDDVPLTPRELEVLRLIADGRSNSEIAATLVISQETVKTYVSRILTKLDLRDRVQAVVYAYRRGLVT from the coding sequence GTGACCGCACCGGTGCGCGTCCTGGTCTGCGACGACCAGGCGCTGATCCGCACCGGGTTCGCGACCATCATCGACGCGCAGCCCGATCTCGAGGTGGTCGGCGAGTGCGGCGACGGCCGCGCCGCGGTCGAGCTCGCCGGCCGGCTGCACCCCGACGTCGTGGTGATGGACGTGCGGATGCCGGTCCTCGACGGGATCGAGGCGACCCGCCTGCTCGCCGGCGCCGGCGTGGCGAGTCCGGTGAAGGTGCTCGTGGTGACGACGTTCAACCTGGACGAGTACGTGTACGAGGCGCTGCGCGCCGGGGCGAGCGGCTTCCTCCTGAAGGACGCCCCACCGGCGCAGCTGCTGCACGGAATCCGCACCGTCGCCTCGGGCGCCGCGTTGCTGGCCCCCGAGGTGACCCGGCAGCTCGTCGGCCGCTACGCCGCTCGGATCCGGCCGCAGGAGAGCGCGCCGGACGACGTTCCGCTCACCCCGCGCGAGCTGGAGGTGCTGCGCCTCATCGCGGACGGGCGCTCCAACAGCGAGATCGCCGCGACGCTCGTGATCAGCCAGGAGACGGTCAAGACATACGTCTCGCGCATCCTCACCAAGCTCGACCTGCGCGACCGGGTGCAGGCGGTCGTCTACGCCTACCGCCGAGGGCTCGTCACCTGA
- a CDS encoding sensor histidine kinase: MIDTGHLAQRWRRLPVPLRDAPLALLLAAAALVPEVNSNGTQIGGLPTRPMDLLTVAVVALECLPLVVRRRWPALSLALVFLGFAADQVLGYHTVAGTALPIALLSTAAHLEHHRRTTAVLASAAYVLMVIALTLRGAPEGVLGYVTFYLALALAWGAGVWLRQSRVAEVERRLHVADAARATERTRIAGELHDVVTHHVTAMVVQAEAARYLTAQPDRLDQTLTIVTETGRKAISDLRHLLDLLDPDQGPRARTPTVGELHDLVEQTRRAGQPVEFTEEGRPPAGIGSAEMIVYRVVQESLTNALKHAHGSSTTVDVRHGEGEIAVEIGTDGTGSAVASPGGSGRGLAGLRERVGVLGGEFSAGHRDGGGFVVRARIPVQSTS; this comes from the coding sequence GTGATCGACACCGGGCACCTCGCGCAGCGGTGGCGGCGGTTGCCCGTCCCGCTGCGGGACGCGCCGCTCGCGCTGCTGCTCGCCGCCGCGGCGCTGGTGCCGGAAGTCAACAGCAACGGCACGCAGATCGGCGGCCTGCCGACGCGCCCGATGGACCTGCTGACCGTCGCGGTGGTCGCCCTCGAGTGCCTCCCGCTGGTGGTGCGCCGCCGCTGGCCGGCCCTCAGCCTCGCGCTGGTGTTCCTCGGCTTCGCGGCCGACCAGGTCCTCGGCTACCACACGGTCGCCGGGACCGCGCTGCCCATCGCGCTGCTGAGCACGGCAGCGCACCTGGAGCACCATCGCCGCACCACCGCGGTCCTGGCGTCCGCCGCGTACGTGCTGATGGTGATCGCGCTGACCCTGCGTGGCGCACCCGAGGGCGTACTCGGCTACGTCACCTTCTACCTGGCACTGGCCCTCGCCTGGGGCGCCGGGGTGTGGCTGCGGCAGTCGCGGGTCGCCGAGGTCGAGCGCCGGCTCCACGTCGCCGACGCCGCCCGCGCCACCGAGCGCACCCGCATCGCCGGCGAGCTGCACGACGTCGTGACCCATCACGTGACTGCGATGGTGGTGCAGGCCGAGGCGGCGCGCTACCTCACCGCCCAGCCCGACCGCCTCGACCAGACCCTGACGATCGTCACCGAGACCGGCCGGAAGGCCATCTCCGATCTGCGGCACCTGCTCGACCTGCTCGACCCCGACCAAGGCCCGCGGGCGCGCACGCCGACCGTCGGCGAGCTGCACGACCTCGTGGAGCAGACCCGCCGGGCCGGTCAGCCCGTCGAGTTCACCGAGGAGGGGCGCCCGCCTGCGGGTATCGGCAGCGCCGAGATGATCGTCTACCGGGTGGTGCAGGAGTCGCTGACCAACGCCCTCAAGCACGCCCACGGCAGCAGCACCACCGTCGACGTGCGGCACGGCGAGGGGGAGATCGCGGTCGAGATCGGGACCGACGGCACGGGATCGGCGGTCGCGTCGCCGGGCGGGAGCGGGCGCGGCCTCGCCGGACTCCGCGAACGGGTCGGGGTGCTCGGTGGCGAGTTCAGCGCAGGCCACCGCGACGGCGGCGGGTTCGTGGTGCGGGCGCGCATCCCCGTGCAGAGCACTTCGTGA
- a CDS encoding alpha/beta fold hydrolase: protein MSTFLGSRGRVFHDRWLPDGPARTTVVLIHGYGEHLGLYDALARRLAADGHAVHAFDVVGHGRSDGARAVIESWDHLVDDARHLAALAREQHPGTPLVVIGHSGGAVAATLLALRSAELADALVLSGAPVSPLEWVDAELALGRDETESGEPPEFLSTHPDYVHALLHDPLTWKGGFRREMLLALRATWPEIDAGLAAGRPDVPVLLVHGEADPIVPVADAHAVARRLPRATVRTFPGDLHDVLNEHDRDVVHDVVAAFLDTAVAPRAVAR, encoded by the coding sequence ATGTCCACGTTCCTCGGCTCCCGTGGCCGCGTCTTCCACGACCGGTGGCTGCCGGACGGCCCCGCCCGCACCACCGTCGTCCTGATCCACGGCTACGGCGAGCACCTCGGGCTCTACGACGCGCTCGCCCGCCGCCTCGCCGCGGACGGCCACGCCGTGCACGCGTTCGACGTGGTCGGCCACGGCCGCAGCGACGGCGCCCGCGCCGTGATCGAGTCGTGGGACCACCTCGTCGACGACGCCCGGCACCTCGCCGCGCTGGCCCGCGAGCAGCATCCCGGGACGCCGCTGGTGGTGATCGGACACTCCGGCGGCGCGGTCGCAGCGACGCTGCTCGCGCTCCGCTCCGCCGAACTCGCGGACGCGCTGGTGCTGTCCGGCGCCCCGGTGAGCCCGCTGGAGTGGGTCGACGCCGAGCTGGCTCTCGGCCGCGACGAGACCGAGTCGGGGGAGCCGCCGGAGTTCCTGAGCACGCACCCGGACTACGTGCACGCCCTGCTGCACGACCCGCTGACCTGGAAGGGCGGCTTCCGCCGCGAGATGCTGCTGGCGTTGCGGGCCACGTGGCCGGAGATCGACGCCGGGCTCGCAGCCGGCCGGCCCGACGTGCCGGTCCTGCTCGTCCACGGCGAGGCCGATCCCATCGTCCCCGTCGCCGACGCCCACGCCGTCGCCCGCCGGCTCCCGCGCGCGACCGTGCGGACCTTCCCCGGCGACCTGCACGACGTTCTCAACGAGCACGACCGGGACGTCGTGCACGACGTCGTCGCCGCGTTCCTCGACACCGCCGTCGCCCCCCGAGCGGTCGCCCGCTGA
- a CDS encoding NAD(P)/FAD-dependent oxidoreductase — MSDNHSYDAIVVGARCGGAATAMLLARRGHRVLLVDRATFPSDMPLSNHLVWPPGVAALERWGLRDELARTGCPALTSGTIDVGPFALTGRFPPAGGVAEAYAPRRRILDGILVEAATRAGAELWEGCTVDGLLRTGDGETVRGIRGRVRGRTVEARAAIVIGADGMRSTVARMVDAPTYHERPARQGIYFTYWSGVPVAPAATLYSRPYRSVVTVPTHDDLTVVSISLPVDAFRAARADIAGHYARTLDEVAPDLAERVRAGRREERWIGAATPGFFRRPYGRGWALVGDAGYVKDPCTAQGITDAFHHAELLTDAIDTGLRDPRAMHAALVGYEQRRNDAVMAMYEFTWQRAALEPPTPQMQQLLLALRDDPARTELFFGVFTGSVAVADFFAAPAQQPAA; from the coding sequence ATGTCCGACAACCACTCCTATGACGCGATCGTCGTGGGCGCCCGCTGCGGCGGTGCAGCCACCGCGATGCTGCTGGCCCGCCGGGGCCATCGCGTACTGCTGGTCGACCGGGCCACGTTCCCGAGCGACATGCCCCTGTCCAACCACCTCGTGTGGCCGCCCGGAGTCGCCGCGCTCGAGCGGTGGGGGCTGCGCGACGAGCTCGCCCGCACCGGCTGCCCGGCGCTGACCTCCGGGACGATCGACGTCGGCCCGTTCGCCCTGACCGGCCGCTTCCCGCCCGCCGGCGGCGTCGCGGAGGCCTACGCCCCGCGCCGCAGGATCCTCGACGGCATCCTCGTCGAGGCCGCGACGCGGGCGGGTGCCGAGCTGTGGGAGGGGTGCACGGTCGACGGGCTGCTGCGCACCGGCGACGGGGAGACCGTCCGGGGGATCCGCGGCCGGGTCCGTGGCCGCACCGTCGAGGCGAGGGCCGCGATCGTCATCGGCGCGGACGGCATGCGCTCGACGGTGGCGCGGATGGTCGACGCCCCCACCTACCACGAGCGACCTGCCCGCCAGGGCATCTACTTCACGTACTGGAGCGGCGTGCCCGTCGCCCCCGCCGCCACCCTGTACTCGCGGCCCTACCGGTCGGTCGTCACCGTCCCCACCCACGACGACCTCACCGTCGTGAGCATCAGCCTGCCGGTGGACGCGTTCCGCGCCGCCCGCGCCGACATCGCCGGGCACTACGCCCGGACGCTCGACGAGGTCGCGCCGGACCTGGCCGAACGGGTCCGCGCCGGCCGGCGCGAGGAGCGGTGGATCGGCGCCGCCACCCCCGGGTTCTTCCGCAGGCCCTACGGCCGCGGATGGGCGCTGGTCGGCGACGCCGGCTACGTCAAGGACCCCTGCACCGCGCAGGGGATCACCGACGCGTTCCACCACGCCGAACTGCTCACCGACGCCATCGACACCGGCCTGCGCGACCCGCGGGCGATGCATGCCGCACTGGTCGGATACGAGCAGCGGCGCAACGACGCGGTGATGGCGATGTACGAGTTCACCTGGCAGCGCGCCGCGCTCGAGCCACCCACCCCGCAGATGCAGCAGCTGCTGCTCGCCCTGCGCGACGACCCGGCACGGACCGAGCTCTTCTTCGGCGTCTTCACCGGATCCGTCGCCGTAGCCGACTTCTTCGCCGCCCCTGCCCAGCAGCCGGCGGCCTGA
- a CDS encoding CPBP family intramembrane glutamic endopeptidase, with protein MRLVIQLAVVAAIALAGSTLVSAVASNPPLTLIVGLVTAAAALLGYRWVVRRTEHRATDELSRTGAVSALARGTLIGVGLFASVILNIAFLDGYRVLGWGSPAGAIALVGFMAAAAVTEELIFRGILFRIIEQWTGTWTALVLTAALFGLSHLFNPHATVWGALAIAVEAGAMLAAAYAATRTLWFPIGLHFGWNCAAGAIFSTEVSGNDTPDGLLHAVMNGPTALTGGEFGPEGSVYAVLFATVLTVVFLWLAHRRGRIVSRREARTAPRTTLAP; from the coding sequence ATGCGACTGGTCATCCAGCTCGCCGTCGTCGCGGCAATCGCCCTCGCCGGCAGCACCCTCGTCAGCGCCGTGGCGTCAAACCCGCCACTCACCCTGATCGTCGGCCTCGTCACCGCCGCAGCGGCGCTGCTGGGCTACAGGTGGGTCGTGCGTCGCACCGAGCACCGCGCAACCGACGAGCTGTCCCGCACCGGCGCCGTTTCCGCACTCGCCCGCGGCACCCTGATCGGCGTCGGCTTGTTCGCCTCGGTCATCCTCAACATCGCCTTCCTCGACGGCTACCGGGTCCTCGGCTGGGGATCCCCGGCCGGCGCCATCGCGCTGGTCGGGTTCATGGCCGCTGCCGCTGTCACCGAGGAGCTGATCTTCCGCGGCATCCTGTTCCGCATCATCGAGCAGTGGACGGGCACCTGGACCGCGCTCGTCCTCACCGCTGCACTGTTCGGCCTGTCCCACCTGTTCAACCCGCACGCCACCGTCTGGGGCGCGCTCGCCATCGCCGTCGAGGCCGGCGCGATGCTCGCCGCCGCGTACGCCGCCACCCGCACGCTGTGGTTCCCCATCGGCCTGCACTTCGGCTGGAACTGCGCGGCAGGCGCCATCTTCAGCACCGAGGTGTCCGGCAACGACACCCCCGACGGCCTGCTGCACGCCGTCATGAACGGGCCAACGGCACTCACCGGTGGCGAGTTCGGACCCGAAGGCAGCGTCTACGCCGTCCTGTTCGCCACCGTCCTCACCGTCGTGTTCCTGTGGCTGGCCCACCGCCGCGGCCGCATCGTGTCTCGCCGCGAGGCCCGCACCGCTCCGCGCACTACGCTCGCCCCGTGA